In Treponema sp. OMZ 798, the following proteins share a genomic window:
- a CDS encoding glutaredoxin domain-containing protein: MKKQLFLFASKLCPDCGPAKEYLERKGVKFRYFDITEDLGYLKFLLKYRDERAEFAQLKKEGKIGIPCLMVGDGEEFVFDIEGADLSKWS; encoded by the coding sequence ATGAAAAAACAATTATTTTTATTTGCCAGTAAATTATGCCCCGATTGCGGGCCTGCAAAGGAATATTTAGAAAGAAAAGGAGTAAAGTTCCGTTATTTTGACATTACTGAAGACTTAGGTTATCTAAAGTTTTTGTTAAAATATCGGGATGAACGGGCTGAATTTGCTCAGCTCAAAAAGGAGGGGAAGATCGGCATCCCATGCTTGATGGTCGGAGACGGCGAAGAGTTTGTATTCGACATTGAAGGAGCAGACCTGTCAAAATGGTCTTAA